One region of Triticum urartu cultivar G1812 unplaced genomic scaffold, Tu2.1 TuUngrouped_contig_9784, whole genome shotgun sequence genomic DNA includes:
- the LOC125532385 gene encoding maturase K-like: MEKFEGYSEKHKSRQQYFVYPLLFQEYIYAFAHHYGLNGSEPVEIVVSCNNKKFSSLLVKRLIIRMYQQNFLDNSVNHPNQDRLLDYKNYFYSEFYSQILSEGFAIVVEIPFSLREFFCLKEKEIPKFQNLRSIHSIFPFLEDKFLHLDYLSHIEIPYPIHLEILVQLLQYRIQDVPSLHLLRFFLNYYSNWNSFITSMKSIFFFQKENKRLFQFLYNSYVSEYEFFLLFLRKQSSCLPLASSGTFLERIHFSRKMEHFGIMYPGFSRKTLWFFMDPLMHYVRYQGKAILASKGTFFLKKKWKCYLINFWQYYFCFWTQPRRIHINQLANSCFDFMGYLSSVQKSSLLVRNQMLENSFLNRYSMKKFDTIVPATLLIGYLSKAQFCTGSGHPISKPIWTDLSDWDILDRFGRICRNLFHFYSGSSKKRTLYRL; the protein is encoded by the coding sequence ATGGAAAAATTCGAAGGGTATTCAGAAAAACATAAATCTCGTCAACAATACTTTGTCTACCCACTTCTCTTTCAGGAATATATTTATGCATTTGCCCACCATTATGGATTAAATGGTTCTGAACCTGTGGAAATAGTTGTTAGTTGTAATAACAAGAAATTTAGTTCACTACTTGTGAAACGTTTAATTATTCGAATGTATCAGCAGAATTTTTTGGATAACTCGGTTAATCATCCTAACCAAGATCGATTATTGGATTACAAAAATTATTTTTATTCTGAGTTTTATTCTCAGATTCTATCTGAAGGGTTTGCGATCGTTGTGGAAATCCCATTCTCGCTACGGGAATTTTTTTGtctgaaagaaaaagaaatacCAAAGTTTCAGAATTTACGCTCTATTCATTCAATATTTCCCTTTTTAGAAGACAAATTTTTGCATTTGGATTATCTATCACATATAGAAATACCCTATCCTATCCATTTGGAAATCCTGGTTCAACTCCTTCAATACCGTATCCAAGATGTTCCATCTTTGCATTTATTGCGATTCTTTCTCAACTATTATTCGAATTGGAATAGTTTTATTACTTCAATGAAATCCatttttttttttcaaaaagaaaataaaagactaTTTCAATTCCTATATAACTCTTATGTATCAGAATATGAAttttttttgttgtttcttcGTAAACAATCTTCTTGCTTACCATTAGCATCTTCTGGAACTTTTCTGGAACGAATCCACTTTTCTAGGAAGATGGAACATTTTGGGATAATGTACCCTGGTTTTTCTCGGAAAACCCTATGGTTCTTTATGGATCCTCTTATGCATTATGTTCGATATCAAGGAAAGGCAATTCTTGCATCAAAAGGCACTTTTTTTTTGAAGAAGAAATGGAAATGCTACCTTATCAATTTCTGGCAATATTATTTCTGTTTTTGGACTCAGCCGCGAAGAATCCATATAAACCAATTAGCAAACTCTTGCTTCGATTTTATGGGGTACCTTTCAAGTGTACAAAAAAGTTCTTTGTTAGTAAGGAATCAAATGCTGGAGAATTCATTTCTAAATAGATACTCAATGAAAAAATTCGATACCATAGTCCCCGCTACTCTCCTCATAGGATACTTATCAAAAGCTCAATTTTGTACTGGATCGGGGCATCCTATTAGTAAACCCATTTGGACAGATTTATCAGATTGGGATATTCTTGATCGATTTGGTCGGATATGTAGAAATCTTTTTCATTTCTATAGTGGATCTTCGAAAAAACGGACTTTGTATCGACTaaa